Genomic window (bacterium):
GGCAACCTCTTGGAGATGACCCGGCTGGAAGCCGGAGCACTCAAGCTGCGCCTCGCCCCGACCGACATCCAAGAACTGATCGGCACGGTCGTGGGTCAGTTCGGGGACGCCCTCCGTGGGCGCGAGGTCACGATTGAGACGGCCCCGGACCTCCCCGCCGTGCCCATGGACTTCGCGCTCGTCACCCGGGCGCTGGCCAACATCCTGGACAACGCGTTGAAGTACTCGCCGGCGGGGTCGCCGATCGAGATCCGCGCCCGCATGGCTGGATCCGAGCTTCGGCTTCAGATCGCCGATCGAGGACCCGGTATCCCCCCAGGAGAGATGGAGCGAATCTTCGACAAGTTCTACCGGATCCGTCGGCCCGGGGACGCAGGCGGGGTTGGCCTGGGTCTCTCGATCTGCCGGGGGATCGCGGAGTTGCACGGTGGGCGTATTTGGGCGGAGCATCGGGAAGGGGGCGGGACCTCCGTGACGTTTGCCGCGCCAACGGCACTGGCCGCCGCTCCGGCTGCGCGCTAGCACGATGTCCGAATCGGGGCTGCGGGTGCTGGTCGTCGACGATGAGCAGGCGATCCGTCGGTTCCTCCGCGTATCCCTCACCGCGCACGGCCACAACGTTTTCGAGGCAGAAAACGGGGAGGCGGCGCTGGCAGCGGCGGCGGCGAACCGCCCCGACGTGATCATCCTCGATCTCGGCCTCCCGGACATAGACGGGGTCGCGGTCGCGAAACGGCTCCGGGAGTGGACCCGGACACCGATCATCGTCCTCTCGGTCCGTGATCAGGAAGACGCAAAGGTCGATGCGCTCGATGCCGGAGCCGACGATTACTTGACCAAGCCGTTTGGGGTCGGTGAGCTCATGGCCCGGATTCGGGTCGCGATACGGCACGCCACGCGGCCGGCCCAGGAGCCGGTTTTCACCGCGGGTGATCTTGTGGTTGACCTGACCCGGCGGCAAGTCACCGTCGGCGGACGCGAGGTGACCCTCACACCAACCGAGTACGACCTCCTGAAAGCGCTGATCACACAGGCCGGGAAGGTGGTGACTCACCGTCAATTACTGCACCAGGTCTGGGGAGCCGGTTATGAGCAAGGCGCCCATCTCCTTCAAGTGAACGTCAGCAACCTCCGCCGGAAGCTTGAGCCGGACCCGGCGCGACCTCGATTCATCCAAACCGAGCCGGGGGTTGGTTACCGACTGAGAGAGGGCGCCTGATCGAGGCGCAAACGGGCCCCGAGGATCCGGGGATGGGTGTCGCCGGGCGACGGACGCCCTAGGGGTTTTTGGGGGGGAATGTGTCACCGTATCGGAAAATCACCCTTCGAGATATGACAGCCTGGGGGACAATGAGCTCAATGGACGTCGTGGTGCGTCCGAATGTCAGGCGCGATGCCGGGACACCGGAACTCGTTCCTCTCGGAGGTCGATATGAGCGACGGGTTTCCCAGAGCACCTGCGCTGATGCAGAGCGGTTTAATTTCCTCGAAGTCGAGTGGGACGCTATCTACCGTTCTCCCCGACTCGATGGATCCTGGGGAGAAGGGCCCGGTTGGTGAGGTCGGATTGGGTTCGGTCTCGGTTCGGAATTGAAGCAGGGATAAGACTTACCGGGCTCCGGCTGAACCGGGCAAGTTCTCATCGTTTCTGTAACGCCCGGCGCACCAGGGTATCATGGAGCCTCGATCCAAAGCGGTTTGAGCGCAGGATTTCAACGCATCCGCGCGGAATGCCAGCGATCTAATGCGTGCACAGATTACTCAACAGGGAGCGAAAGTGCGGCTGATCTCAGACGAACGAAGCGGTGTCAATGGCGCCTGATGGCGTCGAGGTGCGAAGTGCCGCTCAGTGGCGCGGGCGACCTCAGGTACCGTACGGCTTGTACCTTGAGGAGCTGACCTGGGAAGAAGCCGAGCCAATCCTGGGGGCCGATCCGCTCGTGGTGATTCCCGTGGGTGCCGCAGCCAAGGAACACGGCCCCCATCTTCCCCTCGGCACCGATCGGATCATCGCGGAGTACTGTACGCGGCAGTTGGTAACGCGGCTCCCCGTCCTCGCGATGCCCACCGTGACGTACGGATACT
Coding sequences:
- a CDS encoding response regulator, with amino-acid sequence MSESGLRVLVVDDEQAIRRFLRVSLTAHGHNVFEAENGEAALAAAAANRPDVIILDLGLPDIDGVAVAKRLREWTRTPIIVLSVRDQEDAKVDALDAGADDYLTKPFGVGELMARIRVAIRHATRPAQEPVFTAGDLVVDLTRRQVTVGGREVTLTPTEYDLLKALITQAGKVVTHRQLLHQVWGAGYEQGAHLLQVNVSNLRRKLEPDPARPRFIQTEPGVGYRLREGA